From a single Halococcus sediminicola genomic region:
- a CDS encoding winged helix-turn-helix domain-containing protein codes for MAERDEHGRYASDHTDADVLDAVRENDPAGTSEVADHLGVARQSADQRLRKLAEAGRVHRKKIGAVAVWWLDDDERTTAGIDSDDGFWDAEPGSSAEPTDASQTDEYLADALADE; via the coding sequence ATGGCCGAACGTGACGAACACGGACGCTACGCCTCGGACCACACCGATGCGGATGTGCTCGATGCCGTCCGTGAGAACGACCCGGCAGGGACAAGCGAGGTCGCCGACCACCTCGGCGTCGCCCGTCAGAGTGCCGACCAGCGCCTCCGAAAACTCGCCGAGGCCGGGCGAGTGCATCGCAAGAAGATCGGCGCGGTAGCCGTGTGGTGGCTCGACGATGACGAACGCACTACGGCCGGCATTGATTCCGATGACGGATTCTGGGATGCTGAGCCCGGATCGTCGGCTGAGCCGACGGACGCCTCGCAGACAGACGAGTATCTCGCCGACGCGCTGGCGGATGAATAG
- a CDS encoding type II toxin-antitoxin system VapC family toxin, which translates to MNSTSTGAGPDSTSASAADVRAEPLFIDTGAFFAYYNERDEHHETARSIFQAIRTGDLAYAPLYTTRFVLTELAALLLYKIDHTTATRALGDILSAGSFNAVRADPVAFADAREEFDRYDDHEITLVDHITGVLADERAVECIFSFDSDFATLGFTRVPVDTGEFTE; encoded by the coding sequence ATGAATAGCACCAGCACCGGTGCTGGTCCCGATTCCACATCCGCGAGCGCTGCCGACGTACGTGCCGAACCACTATTCATCGACACCGGAGCGTTCTTTGCGTACTACAATGAGCGCGACGAGCATCACGAGACAGCTCGCTCGATCTTTCAGGCGATTCGTACGGGTGACCTTGCCTACGCTCCGCTGTACACGACCCGGTTCGTGCTGACGGAACTCGCAGCGCTGTTGCTATACAAGATCGACCATACGACCGCCACGCGGGCACTCGGCGATATTCTCTCTGCGGGGAGTTTCAATGCCGTCCGGGCGGATCCGGTGGCGTTCGCGGATGCACGTGAGGAGTTCGACCGTTACGACGATCACGAGATAACGCTCGTAGACCACATTACGGGGGTACTCGCTGACGAGCGTGCTGTTGAGTGTATCTTCTCGTTCGATAGTGATTTTGCCACCCTCGGATTCACTCGTGTGCCCGTTGATACTGGGGAATTCACCGAATAG